Proteins from a genomic interval of Bos mutus isolate GX-2022 chromosome 15, NWIPB_WYAK_1.1, whole genome shotgun sequence:
- the LOC102283389 gene encoding LOW QUALITY PROTEIN: olfactory receptor 52N4 (The sequence of the model RefSeq protein was modified relative to this genomic sequence to represent the inferred CDS: inserted 3 bases in 3 codons), whose protein sequence is MIMLNQTDVTPSCFILNGIPGLEDMHMWISFPFCSMYVVAMVGNCGLLYLIRYEDSLHRPMYYFLAMLSLTDLVMCSSTTPKALCIFWFQLKEISFEECLVQMFFIHTFTGMESGVLMLMXLDCYVAICYPXRYSTILTNPVIARVGVATFLRAVFLIIPLVFFTKQLPYCRGNLIHHTYCDQLSVAKLSCGNIKINVIYGLMAAFLIGGFDILCIAISYTMILRAVVSLSSTEARRKAFSTCTAHICAIVFSYSPAFFCFFXNRFGSHTIPSSCHIIVANIYLLLPPTMNPIVYG, encoded by the exons ATGATAATGCTGAACCAAACAGATGTGACACCATCCTGTTTTATTCTTAATGGGATCCCAGGACTGGAGGACATGCACatgtggatttccttcccattctgcTCCATGTATGTTGTAGCTATGGTAGGGAACTGTGGACTCCTCTACCTCATTCGCTATGAGGACTCACTACACAGACCCATGTATTACTTCTTGGCCATGCTTTCCCTAACTGACCTTGTCATGTGCTCTAGTACCACCCCTAAAGCTCTTTGCATCTTCTGGTTTCAACTCAAGGAAATCAGCTTTGAAGAATGTTTGGTCCAGATGTTCTTTATTCACACCTTCACAGGGATGGAATCTGGCGTGCTCATGCTTA GCCTGGActgctatgtggccatctgctaCC TGCGCTATTCAACTATCCTCACCAATCCTGTCATTGCAAGAGTTGGGGTTGCCACTTTCCTGAGAGCAGTATTTCTTATCATTCCCTTGGTTTTCTTCACCAAGCAACTACCCTACTGCAGAGGCAACCTAATACATCATACCTACTGTGACCAGCTATCTGTGGCCAAGCTATCTTGTGGAAATATCAAGATCAATGTTATCTATGGTCTGATGGCTGCCTTCCTAATTGGAGGCTTTGACATTCTGTGCATCGCCATTTCCTACACCATGATCCTCCGGGCAGTGGTCAGTCTATCATCAACAGAAGCTCGGCGGAAGGCCTTCAGCACCTGCACTGCCCACATCTGTGCTATAGTTTTCTCCTACAGCCCAgccttcttctgtttct ttaatcgCTTTGGAAGCCATACAATTCCTTCATCTTGTCACATCATTGTGGCCAATATTTACCTGCTCCTACCTCCCACTATGAACCCTATTGTCTACGGGTGA